Within the Feifania hominis genome, the region CCGCAATACGCCCCTGGCGGTTTGCCGGGCCCGCGAGAGGAACTGTCGTCTTCTGTCCGCTTACAAAGTGCGTAATCTCCACCGCGTCGCCCACGGCGTAGATATCGGGGTCGGACGTTCGCAGAAATTCGTCCACAGCAATCGCGCCGCGCATGCCGAGCGCAAGGCCCGCCTGCTGTGCGAGCGCGCTCTCCGGCGAGACGCCCATGGCGAGCACCGCAAGCTCTGCCGGCACCTGTGCGCCGTCGCAGTGAACGAGAACGCCGTCCGGCGTCTGCTCAAAGCGCTCTACCCCGCGCCCGAGCAGCAGTGTAACGCCCTTATCGCGCAGATAGGTGTGCACCGAGCAGGCCATATCGTAGTCGAGCGGCGTCATCACCTGATTGAGCCGCTCAATCAGCGTGACATGCACACCGGCATTCGCCAGATTCTCCGCTGCCTCGAGACCGATGAAGCCGCCTCCGACCACAACCGCCTCCCGTGGGCGGCGTCTCTCCACAACGTCACGCAGCGCGAGCGCATCGTCGACCGTGCGCAGCGTGTAGAGATGCTCGCCGTCGATGCCGGGAATCGGCGGCATCACCGTGCGCGCGCCCGGTGAGAGCAGAAGCTTGTCATAGTCGAGCTCGTAGGTGTCCCCGCCCTCGCGCACTGTCACGCTCCGCCGGGCCGGATCAATCGCGACAGCTTCGCTGTTGAGGCGCACGTCGATGCGGTACCGGCTCCAAAAGCCCTCCCTGCTCTGCAGCGTCAGACGGCGGCGGTCGGTGATCTCGCCGCCCACATAGTAGGGCAGCCCGCAGTTCGCATAGGAGACATAGTTGCCCCGTTCCAGTACAATGATCTCCGCCGACTCGTCGAGACGGCGAAGGCGGGCGGCCGCCGTTGCGCCGCCCGCCACTCCACCGATGATAACAACTCTCATCACAGCATCTCCTCCAACTGCTCCCGGGTGCGGTAGCCGACAGAGGTCTTCTCAAGCTTGCCGCCGCGAATCAGCGCGACCGTCGGAATGCTCATCACGCCAAAGCGCTGTGCGAGACCGGGCTCCTCGTCGATGTTGACCTTACAGACCTTGAGCTTTCCCTGCTGTCTCTCGGCGACCTCATCCACCACCGGCGAAAACATCTTGCACGGCCCGCACCAGGGTGCCCAGAAGTCGATGAGGACGGGCAGAGTGCTCTGAAGCACCTCGGAATCAAAATTTCTCTCATTTACAGATACGACTGACATGGCGTATTCTCCTTTCGGGTTCTTTTGTCTGTATCATACGCGTTCGCAGCAGTTCTTTCCGTGACCATGTCACAGTTTCAGCGCAGGCTGTCTCCCGCAAGGCGGCGCAGCCCCGCCTCGTCGAGCAGACAGACGGCGCCGCGCCCGAGCGAGACCAGCCCCTCGCTCTGCAAATACTTGAGCATGCGGGTGATCACCTCGCGGGCGCTGCCCAGATGGCGCGCGAGCTCCTCATGGGTGAGCTTGAGCTGTTCGCTCTGCTCAAGCTCCGCCTCCTCAAGAAGCGCGGCGGCGACCCGTGCGTCCATCCGGCGGTACATCACCTGGTCGAGCAGCCACATCACGTCGCTCATCCTCGTTGCAATCAGCTCGTTGACATAGTTTGCCACAACGGCAGACTCCCGCATCAGCTCGCGGAACAGATCGCTTGGAATCTGAAAGAAAGAGACGTCGCTCTCCGCCGCAATGGTCACGTCAAAGGTGACCCCCCGCATGACGCAGGACGCCGAAAAGACGCACATATCCCGTTCAAACAGCCGGTAGAGCGTCACCTCTCTCCCCTCGCCGGACAGGGTGTAGGTCCGCATGCGGCCGTCGGTGAGCACGAGCACACCGACGCAGTCCTGCGAGCCGTTGTGCAGGATGGTTCCCCTCTTCGCCGTGCAGTACAGCGCCGCCCGGTTCAGGCGGTCCTGCTGACTGCCGTCGAGTTTCGCCCAGAAAGGCAGATAGTCGCGCAGCTGCATGTTCACCACCCCGTCAGAGTTCACAGATCGCCCTGCCGCCATGGCGGCCGTCCCAGTCGGCGCGGAAGTTTTTGACCGCCTGCTCAATGGCGGGATTGGCCGTCATCTGGTCGAGCAGCTCACCCGGCACCGTCACAGCCTGTGCGCCCGCGAGCAGCGCCTCGATCACCTGGCCGATGTTCTTGAAGCTCGCGGCCACGATCTTGGTTTTGCAGCCCTGTACGCGGTAGAGCTCGGCCATCCGCGCAATCTCCGCCGCGCCGTCGGCGCCGAAGTTGCAGATTCGGTTGAAATACGGCGCGATGTAGTCGGCTCCGACAGAGGCTGCCATGAGCGCCTGCGAAACCGAGTAGACCGCCGTTGCCGTCACATGTACGCCGCGCTCCTTGAGCTGCTTCATCGCTGTGAGCCCCTGCGCGGTGGTCGGAATCTTGATATAGGTGTCGCTCCCAACGCGGTCGAGCAGCGTGTCGGCGTCTCTCAAAATCTCCTGCGTGCTCGCCCCCACGGTCTGAACGTGCAGCGTCGCCTCCCTGCCGATCACGCCGCGGATGGCGCGCAGCAACTCGAAGAAGTCCGCGCTCTCCTTTGACATGATGCTCGGGTTGGTCGTCACGCCCGCGACAGCATACTGCGCGCAGCAGCGCTCAATTTCATGAAGATTGCCCGTGTCCAACAGCAGTTCCATCTCATCAGCTCCCGCTACAGATTTGTTGATACCAGTATACCACCGATCGCCGGGGCCAGACAAGGCAATCAGAGCTTTCTCCCGCCGGCGCCGGCGGATGCGGCAGCCCCGGCGGGGCTTTCGATTACGGCGCGGGAATTGGTCTTGATGTGGTTCAGCTCCAAATAACCGGTGGTCCATATCAGTTCCGGCGGAATCTGCAAATTTTTCCCGGCTCCGGCCGCGGTCCATTGAGTTGCCGCCGTCTCCGTGCTAGAATGAGCTTAGAGTGATCCATTATGGTAAGATTGAGGAGGATTTAAGTTTATGAACAAACAGGAGCTCACCGCACTTCTTCGCGACTACTGTATGACCCCCTCCCTGTCGGGCTATGAATCCAAAATGGCCTATCGCATCCAGGAGGATTTCAAGGCCTATACCGACGATGTGCGCATCGACAAGATCGGCAACGTCATCGCCACATTCCCCGGCACCGACCCCGAAGCGCCCAAAGTCATGGTCTACGCCCACACCGATTCGCTGGGCTTCATTGTGCGCCGCATCGACGACGACGGCTTCATCCGCGTCGACCGCCTCGGCGGTATCCCGGAAAAGGTTCTGCCCGCGCTCAAGGTGCTCATCGGCACGGAGGACGGCAAGAGCTATATCACCGGTATGTTCGGCAATAAGTCTCACCATCTGACGTCGGCTGACGAGAAGTTCAAGGTGGCAACCATCCCCGAGCTCTACATCGACATCGGCGCAAAATCGGCCGAGGAGGTTCGCGCGCTCGGCATTGAGGTCGGCTGCCCGGTCGTCTACAAGCCCGATTTTGAAGAGCTTCAGGGTGACCGCGTGATCGGCACGGCCATCGACGACCGCGCCGGATGCGCCAATCTCGTGCAGGTTGCCTCTCTGCTCAAGAACCGCGAGCACGCCTCCACCGTCTTTCTCGTTGCAACCGTGTGGGAGGAGTTCAACATCCGCGGCGCGGTGATCGCCTGCCGCACGACACACCCCGATATCGCCATCGCCATCGACGGCGGCGGCCTCGACGGCTGCACCCCCGATCTCAAGGGCTGGAACAACATCAAAATGGGCGACGGCCCCGGCATGACCAAGTACACTTTCCACAGCCGCGGCACCTTAAACGGCACAATCGCCAACACGAAGCTGGTCAACCACACGCTCAAAGCCGCGAAAAAGCTCGGTCTCAACATCCAGCGTGCCTCCGGCTTCGGCGGCGTCAACGACGGCGCGTGGGTACAGCTCGAAGACAAGGGTGTCGCCATCATTGAAATCGGCTCTCCGTTCCGCTATACCCATACGCCGGTCGAAATGACCGACATGGGCGATATGGTTCAGGTCGGCGAGCTGATTACCGAAATGCTCTGCACCTTTGATCGGGACTTTGACCCGAGCCGCTTCTGAGGTGGCCGCTATGAATACCAGCGAACTGACCGGCGTACTTCGCGATTTGATGCTCACGCCCGCTCCGTCGGGCTACGAGTCGGCGATGGCCTTCAAAATGAGAGAGTACTTTCTCAAATACACCGACGACGTTGTCATCGACCGCGTCGGCAACTGCATCGCCACAT harbors:
- a CDS encoding FAD-dependent oxidoreductase, whose product is MRVVIIGGVAGGATAAARLRRLDESAEIIVLERGNYVSYANCGLPYYVGGEITDRRRLTLQSREGFWSRYRIDVRLNSEAVAIDPARRSVTVREGGDTYELDYDKLLLSPGARTVMPPIPGIDGEHLYTLRTVDDALALRDVVERRRPREAVVVGGGFIGLEAAENLANAGVHVTLIERLNQVMTPLDYDMACSVHTYLRDKGVTLLLGRGVERFEQTPDGVLVHCDGAQVPAELAVLAMGVSPESALAQQAGLALGMRGAIAVDEFLRTSDPDIYAVGDAVEITHFVSGQKTTVPLAGPANRQGRIAADNILGRRVPYHGAQGTSILKLFDLTVAATGLNETAARQAGLAFDKVVTFSPSHATYYPGASNMTVKTLFERESGRILGAQIVGFDGVDKRIDVLATAIRAGMTGEELTELDLAYAPPYSSAKDPVNMAGYVIENVRDGTVRQFHWDEVEKLPRGSVTLLDVRSAREFAGGHIEGAVNIPLDELRDRLAELDAAKPVYVNCHSGLRSYIACRILTQRGFACFNLSGGYRFYESVLCADRFNADPAHSCGVKIEEK
- the trxA gene encoding thioredoxin is translated as MSVVSVNERNFDSEVLQSTLPVLIDFWAPWCGPCKMFSPVVDEVAERQQGKLKVCKVNIDEEPGLAQRFGVMSIPTVALIRGGKLEKTSVGYRTREQLEEML
- a CDS encoding Crp/Fnr family transcriptional regulator, whose product is MNSDGVVNMQLRDYLPFWAKLDGSQQDRLNRAALYCTAKRGTILHNGSQDCVGVLVLTDGRMRTYTLSGEGREVTLYRLFERDMCVFSASCVMRGVTFDVTIAAESDVSFFQIPSDLFRELMRESAVVANYVNELIATRMSDVMWLLDQVMYRRMDARVAAALLEEAELEQSEQLKLTHEELARHLGSAREVITRMLKYLQSEGLVSLGRGAVCLLDEAGLRRLAGDSLR
- a CDS encoding fructose-6-phosphate aldolase — encoded protein: MELLLDTGNLHEIERCCAQYAVAGVTTNPSIMSKESADFFELLRAIRGVIGREATLHVQTVGASTQEILRDADTLLDRVGSDTYIKIPTTAQGLTAMKQLKERGVHVTATAVYSVSQALMAASVGADYIAPYFNRICNFGADGAAEIARMAELYRVQGCKTKIVAASFKNIGQVIEALLAGAQAVTVPGELLDQMTANPAIEQAVKNFRADWDGRHGGRAICEL
- a CDS encoding M42 family metallopeptidase, coding for MNKQELTALLRDYCMTPSLSGYESKMAYRIQEDFKAYTDDVRIDKIGNVIATFPGTDPEAPKVMVYAHTDSLGFIVRRIDDDGFIRVDRLGGIPEKVLPALKVLIGTEDGKSYITGMFGNKSHHLTSADEKFKVATIPELYIDIGAKSAEEVRALGIEVGCPVVYKPDFEELQGDRVIGTAIDDRAGCANLVQVASLLKNREHASTVFLVATVWEEFNIRGAVIACRTTHPDIAIAIDGGGLDGCTPDLKGWNNIKMGDGPGMTKYTFHSRGTLNGTIANTKLVNHTLKAAKKLGLNIQRASGFGGVNDGAWVQLEDKGVAIIEIGSPFRYTHTPVEMTDMGDMVQVGELITEMLCTFDRDFDPSRF